A window of the Henckelia pumila isolate YLH828 chromosome 3, ASM3356847v2, whole genome shotgun sequence genome harbors these coding sequences:
- the LOC140887151 gene encoding aluminum-activated malate transporter 12-like produces MEIENPKEWTAKIDGFKKYTTNVLALEKVRIFAGSTTQTICRVGREDPRRVFHSLKVGFSLTLVTMLYLMEPLFEGIGQNAIWAVMTVVVVLEFTAGATLCKGLNRGLGTLLAGSLAFLIEYIAQETQHVYRAIFIGIAVFVIGAAATYMRFFPYIKKNYEYGVVIFLLTFNLITVSSYRVHNVLKMAHERFYTIAIGCGICLIMSLFVFPNWSGQDLHNSTVSKLQGLANSIEACVNEYFRNETIDEDKEKTLEDPIYKGYKAVLDSKSIDETLALHASWEPPHSIHCYRLPWQQYVKLGDVLRHFGYTIVALHGCIQTQIQTPPSVRALFKDPCVRVAAEVTKALLELAESIKNHRHCSPEILSDHLHQALQDLDTALKSQPRLFLGSKANNAKTNMYALAAATARDKSSQDYGALLSSVKTDTSALLKWKSQRVREQGKEAEKKMLRPTLSKISVMSLEFSEALPFAAFASLLVEAVARLDLVIEEVEELGRVANFREFNSSNDQVVVICQKPEMGNVEPSKNNLPSHGSE; encoded by the exons ATGGAAATTGAAAATCCTAAGGAGTGGACAGCCAAGATTGATGGCTTCAAGAAATATACAACCAATGTTTTAGCACTTGAGAAAGTGAGAATTTTTGCGGGTTCGACCACGCAAACGATATGTCGAGTCGGGCGAGAGGATCCGCGTCGGGTTTTTCACTCACTTAAAGTGGGGTTTTCTCTAACGTTGGTTacaatgttgtatttgatggaACCATTGTTTGAAGGAATTGGACAAAACGCCATTTGGGCTGTTATGACTGTCGTTGTGGTTCTCGAGTTCACTGCTG GGGCAACATTGTGCAAAGGTTTAAATAGAGGGCTTGGCACATTGTTGGCTGGATCACTGGCTTTCTTGATCGAGTATATCGCGCAAGAAACTCAACATGTATATCGAGCTATCTTCATCGGGATCGCGGTTTTTGTTATAG GGGCAGCAGCTACGTACATGAGATTTTTCCCCTACATAAAGAAAAATTACGAATACGGAGTTGTGATATTTTTGTTGACCTTCAATCTGATTACTGTCTCCAGCTATCGAGTTCATAATGTGCTAAAGATGGCCCACGAAAGATTTTACACGATCGCCATTGGCTGTGGAATTTGTCTCATAATGAGCCTCTTCGTTTTCCCCAATTGGTCTGGCCAAGATCTCCACAATTCCACTGTTTCTAAGCTTCAAGGATTGGCAAATTCCATTGAAG CTTGTGTGAATGAATATTTCAGAAATGAAACAATAGACGAAGACAAAGAGAAAACATTGGAGGATCCAATCTACAAGGGTTATAAAGCTGTTCTGGACTCAAAATCCATCGATGAGACactg GCATTGCATGCTAGTTGGGAGCCACCACATTCAATACACTGTTACAGGTTGCCATGGCAACAGTACGTCAAATTGGGAGACGTTCTTCGCCATTTCGGTTATACAATCGTAGCTCTACATGGATgcattcaaactcaaattcag ACTCCACCGTCGGTTCGAGCCCTTTTCAAAGACCCGTGCGTACGAGTAGCTGCAGAAGTAACCAAAGCATTATTGGAACTAGCTGAAAGTATTAAAAACCACCGCCATTGCTCGCCTGAGATTCTATCCGACCACCTACACCAGGCGTTGCAAGACTTAGACACCGCCCTAAAATCCCAACCGAGGCTCTTTCTCGGATCCAAAGCCAACAACGCCAAGACCAACATGTACGCCTTGGCAGCGGCCACTGCCAGAGACAAGTCTTCCCAGGACTACGGAGCTTTGCTATCGAGCGTTAAAACCGATACATCAGCATTGCTCAAGTGGAAGTCGCAAAGGGTAAGGGAGCAAGGGAaggaggccgaaaaaaagatgcTGAGGCCAACCTTGAGCAAGATTTCAGTCATGAGCCTCGAGTTCTCGGAGGCACTTCCATTTGCTGCCTTTGCCTCCTTGCTAGTCGAGGCAGTCGCGAGGCTCGATCTCGTGATAGAGGAGGTAGAAGAGTTGGGGAGGGTGGCTAACTTCAGGGAGTTTAATTCCAGTAATGATCAAGTGGTTGTCATTTGCCAAAAACCCGAGATGGGGAATGTTGAACCATCGAAGAACAATTTGCCTTCCCATGGTTCAGAATGA